From the genome of Tolypothrix sp. NIES-4075:
GGCTAAATAAGCATCGCCTAAATTATTCAAGGTATTCGCTTCGGCGATCGCATCCGGTGTTCGACGCCGGAAAATTAAAGCTGTTTCCAACAGCTTAATTGCTTTGTTATAATCTCCTAGCTTGAGTGTCGCCAAACCTAGATTACTTAAAGACAGTCCTTGTCCTTCAATATTTTTGAGATCGCTGGCAATTGTAACTGCTTCTGTAAAGGTTTCAGCCGCTGCGGTGAATTCTCCTTTTTGCAGCAGTAACGTACCGATGTTATTTAGTCCAAAAATCTGTCCTTGAAAATCTTGAGTATCGCGAGCGATCGCTAACCGACGACGCATTGGATCTTCAGCTTCTTTTAATCGATTCAGCTGCACGTAACCTCTACCAATTAAATCGTAAACTAAACCTTGCGCCTTTAAGTCACCAATCGAACGATAAATATCCAATGCTTGCAACCAAGACTCAATTGCTTTATCGGATTTCCCTGAGGCTAATTGTTGTTCACCTTGACCCACTAACATATCAGCCTCGTCTCTTGATTCTCGCACCACAGAATGATTTAATGGGCGGTGCAGTTGTTGGGTAATATCTACCGCACCCGCTGCGATCGGATTCAGCAAAACTGCAAACAGTAAATACGAGACAGCACAAAATTGAGATTTTGGCAATAGTTGTCCCGAAAATTTCCTGATAAATAAATGTTTTTCTTTCATAAAAATAACCGTAAAATTACGGTTGAAAATAAAATAATTAGCAAGCAAATTCCTGTTTATTTTAGAACACACATGATAAGAGTTAATACTTAAGTTAGGATTGCGGTAAATCTTCACCCAAGTAGATGGCGCGGACATCCGCAGGTAATTTGTCCTCTAGCATAAGATAGCCTTCCTGGAGAAAATTGGCTACCTCTGCTGGAGCGATCGCTTCACCTTCAGCTTGCAGGTAAGCAGCAATGCGAGTTTCGCTCCAGTGAAAGGTTTGAGCCATTAAAACCATCAATCGCAAAACTGGGGGCATTTGTTCCAAAGCTTGTTCGATATAACACCATAAAGGTGGTGAAGTCGCTTGGAGAGAATAATGAATTGCTTCTGTGGGTGGTAATTCGAGATCGTTGATACAAAAAGCCGTCATATTGATCAGCCAATTTTGCAAAGTTAAAGTTTCTTTGCTTGATTCAGCGTCACTTAAATCAAGTCCACCGAGTTCGTAGTATATGTGTCGCCAAGTGAGAGCAAACAGATAATCTGCTTGCACAGGCGATCGCGCGGAATGGCGAATTAACGTGTATACTATCGGGCTATAACGGCAAAACATCGCCGTAAAGTATTTTCCAGCTTCCGGATGGGACTGAAATAAATCCAAAAGTTCCTGATCGCTGTGATGAAACAGCGATTTAACTAGCGGGTGATTAGCTTCGGGGAAATGTGGTATTTGCACAATCCAAATAAATGTATGTTGTTAGAATGAAAGTTATTAGAAATGAATATTTCTTTAAGACGCTTAAATTTTTCATCAAGTGTCCTACAGTTGCTGGCGATCGTGTCTGTTTGTGAGTAACATCAAGACTAGTTCGTTATTGATACACTAGAAATACGGACTTTATTTTAGTCTGTACCCTTGAATAATAAAAGCTATTCCTCAATAAAATCCTAGATGTGTTCATGGTTATAGCAGTTAGTGTGACACCGTTGTTGATTCAACCTTATACTTTAGGCTCTTTCTTGCCTTCCCTGCCGTTAGATAGCTTATTTTCCACCCAAGGCATTATGGTGATGCTGCTAGCAGCTTACGCCGGTGCCATGTGGATGTTCCTTACCAGTGCGCCAAAAGTACACACCGTTATGGTGTCAGATTTGGAGGTTGCCCGTCAGTTGTATGAAGGGCTGCTAGATTTGCCAGCAGCAGAAGTACCTTTGCACTACTATTACAACTACGAGCAAAGTATAGGGGCAGCGGGAATCGATCCGCTTTACATGTCAGCCAGCCCAACGTTTTCCGGCAGCAGAATGATGAATAATGCTAGCGAAGGGCTTTGGTATCAATTAAAGAAAAACACCCAGCTACACGTCATTACTGGAGCTAGTTTAGGCAGCAAAAGTCAGCAACGTCACGTTTGCTTTGATCGTGATTGCCTGGATATGATTTTAATGCGTGTGGAAACGCGAGGTTTGAAGTTCAAGATCCGCAATCGCAAGCCTTTGAATTTTTTAATTAAGGACTATGAAGGACGTGTGATTGAGTTGGCTGAGGTGGCGAATTAGTTATTGGTCAAGAGTCAATAGTTGTAGAGACGCGATATATCGCGTCTGTACGAGTCAAAAGTCATTGGTTATTAAATTGTTGATTGGGTTTCGTCCAGGTAAACCCAATCATAATTTTTTTTAGATGCGTGGGCGAGAGGCTTGCCTTAATAAAAATGTACACGTATAACCTCTATAAGACAGATTTCTATGCTTGGACTCAAGAGCAGGTTAGGTTGCTGACAACTCAACAGTCGGATCAATTAGACACGATCAACCTGATTTCAGAAATTGAAACTTTGGGTAGAAAAGAACGGCAAGAATTAAGAAATCGGCTGGGAATCTTGCTGGGACATTTATTAAAATGGCAGTTTAAAGCTGATAAACGTAGCAATAGTTGGTTAGGTACAATTCGAGAGCAACGTATTCAAATTAAGCTGCTTTTGTCAGATAGCTTTAGTTTGAAAGCTTATTTGGATGAAGTTTTTCTCACTGCTTATGAATTAAGTTTAGCTTTGGCGATTCAAGAGACTCAATTAGGTGAGCAAGTTTTTCCAGAAATATGTCCCTACACTTGGGAGCAAGCGTTGAATTCAGAATTTTTACCAGAATCGAATTGACGAGCAAGCGGATGTGGGCTGGAAGTGAGCATCCTGCACCAGGACAATTATTTCTGGGTTAGTCACCACAAAAGTTTGCTATTATATCTATAATCTAAGTAAAATTACTATAGTAATTACTACAAAATGTAAATTGCTATCCCTAGAGATATGTAGCAATCCATAGAGAGCAATGTTGTGTAGCATCAATAAGCTTTATTGATAATCCACGTCACGCTCTCAAAGGTGGGAAAATAGGTTAAAATTTTGCCCGTCTGCTCCTGAAGTTAGTGTTCC
Proteins encoded in this window:
- a CDS encoding tetratricopeptide repeat protein, translated to MKEKHLFIRKFSGQLLPKSQFCAVSYLLFAVLLNPIAAGAVDITQQLHRPLNHSVVRESRDEADMLVGQGEQQLASGKSDKAIESWLQALDIYRSIGDLKAQGLVYDLIGRGYVQLNRLKEAEDPMRRRLAIARDTQDFQGQIFGLNNIGTLLLQKGEFTAAAETFTEAVTIASDLKNIEGQGLSLSNLGLATLKLGDYNKAIKLLETALIFRRRTPDAIAEANTLNNLGDAYLAAGNYQDTIGTYGSALRIAKVTRDRTNELRAIDGLVTAHRSVGRYERAFDLLEQRLTLATESENLAEKLKSFESYALLYEQLGNYPTARNFYERAIILARTLEDSKREVLLLDRLTQMLKLSKHR
- a CDS encoding RNA polymerase subunit sigma-70 encodes the protein MQIPHFPEANHPLVKSLFHHSDQELLDLFQSHPEAGKYFTAMFCRYSPIVYTLIRHSARSPVQADYLFALTWRHIYYELGGLDLSDAESSKETLTLQNWLINMTAFCINDLELPPTEAIHYSLQATSPPLWCYIEQALEQMPPVLRLMVLMAQTFHWSETRIAAYLQAEGEAIAPAEVANFLQEGYLMLEDKLPADVRAIYLGEDLPQS
- a CDS encoding glyoxalase-like domain protein, coding for MVIAVSVTPLLIQPYTLGSFLPSLPLDSLFSTQGIMVMLLAAYAGAMWMFLTSAPKVHTVMVSDLEVARQLYEGLLDLPAAEVPLHYYYNYEQSIGAAGIDPLYMSASPTFSGSRMMNNASEGLWYQLKKNTQLHVITGASLGSKSQQRHVCFDRDCLDMILMRVETRGLKFKIRNRKPLNFLIKDYEGRVIELAEVAN
- a CDS encoding DUF29 domain-containing protein, encoding MYTYNLYKTDFYAWTQEQVRLLTTQQSDQLDTINLISEIETLGRKERQELRNRLGILLGHLLKWQFKADKRSNSWLGTIREQRIQIKLLLSDSFSLKAYLDEVFLTAYELSLALAIQETQLGEQVFPEICPYTWEQALNSEFLPESN